GCGCAGAAGCGAAGCGCGATAACGGCGGAGCAGAAGCAGTCGACCGCTTCGCTGGGGCTGATGTACTACTCGCAGTGGAAGAATGAAGATTCGGCGAGAAGCTTTATGCGCGTGTATGCGTCGCAGCTGGGAAGGAAATATTCCAAACTGAGCCGTGTTGTAGAGAAAGACCCGGATGACGATCACCAGATCTTCGAAACAAACGAAGGCGATGTGGTGCTTTCGCTGGACGACAAGGGTGTGTACGTGAGCGAAGGGTTCGATCGCGAAACGGCACGCAAGATGGAAGAGATGGTGCGAGGAGCACAGGGTACTGGGCCTCTTCGCAGCGCAACGTTGCAGATGCCTGGGACAGGTCCGTCCGAGAACTTTGCATCGTGGATGTCCGGTTTTGGAATGATGAAGTTCGCATTGCAGTCAAAGTAAAAGGGAGAGAGATGGAGCAGAGGGCAGAGATCGGAATTATCGGCGGCAGTGGTTTGTACAACATGGCCGGTTTAACGAATGTGACGGAAGAGCGCGTAACGACGCCGTTTGGCGACCCTTCGGAAGCGATCGTCCTGGGCGAACTGGAAGGCCGCCGTGTTGCCTTCCTGGCGCGGCATGGGCGGGGGCATCGGTTGTTGCCGAGCGAACTTCCGTTTCGCGCGAACATCTACGCGCTGAAGCAGCTTGGTGTAGAGCAGATTCTTTCCATCTCCGCAGTGGGATCGTTGAAGGAAGAGCATAAGCCGACAGACTTTGTGATTCCCGATCAGTTCATCGACCGCACTTTTGCGCGCACGGCGACGTTCTTTGGCGATGGCATTGTGGGTCATGTTGCCTTTGGGGATCCGATCTGTGCGGACGTGGCAAAGGTCTTCGCCAGTGCATGTGCCGAGCTCGGCGTGGTCGGCAAGCTGGGCGGTACGTATGTCTGCATGGAAGGCCCGCAGTTCTCCACACGCGCAGAGTCGAATCTGTATCGCAGCTGGGGTGCGGACGTGATCGGCATGACGAACCTACAGGAGGCCAAGCTCGCTCGTGAGGCGGAGATCTGCTATGCCACGCTGGCGATGGTGACGGATTACGACTGCTGGCACACCGGTCACGACGATGTCACGGTGGAGCAAGTGATCGCCGTATCGCATGCGAATGCGGGCAACGCGCAGCATGTGTTGAAGGCCGCGATTCGCAGCATGCCGAAGGGC
This genomic stretch from Terriglobus saanensis SP1PR4 harbors:
- a CDS encoding S-methyl-5'-thioadenosine phosphorylase, which produces MEQRAEIGIIGGSGLYNMAGLTNVTEERVTTPFGDPSEAIVLGELEGRRVAFLARHGRGHRLLPSELPFRANIYALKQLGVEQILSISAVGSLKEEHKPTDFVIPDQFIDRTFARTATFFGDGIVGHVAFGDPICADVAKVFASACAELGVVGKLGGTYVCMEGPQFSTRAESNLYRSWGADVIGMTNLQEAKLAREAEICYATLAMVTDYDCWHTGHDDVTVEQVIAVSHANAGNAQHVLKAAIRSMPKGERTCGCASALKFAIMTDKAAIPAETRKKLALLLDKYN